One window from the genome of Entelurus aequoreus isolate RoL-2023_Sb linkage group LG04, RoL_Eaeq_v1.1, whole genome shotgun sequence encodes:
- the LOC133648005 gene encoding gap junction alpha-3 protein-like, with protein MGDWNLLGKLLEKAQEHSTVVGKVWLTVLFIFRILILSAATEKVWGDEQSGFTCDTKQPGCENVCYDLTFPISHVRFWVLQIIFVSTPTLIYLGHILHLVRMEDKHRDKAQHSDKPALVVDAHNHKKPLMRDDQGRVRMHGELLRTYVFNVIFKTLFEVGFIVAQYLLYGFELKPMYTCDRPPCPNAVNCYISRPTEKTIFIVFMLGVASVSLLLNIIEIYHLGYTKCRQGITFKRRNRTPTSVSKEPSEAGVQFGPTYDDYFHCPPSYNLASLSPSADPSFHPCHSKAAYKQNKDNLAVERSSSKLEECDLKGKKRAGSTPGTPTQGKSGSGVKHGNNKTRIDDLKI; from the coding sequence ATGGGGGACTGGAACCTGCTGGGGAAGCTCCTAGAAAAGGCGCAGGAACACTCCACGGTGGTGGGAAAAGTCTGGCTCACGGTCCTCTTCATCTTCCGCATCCTGATCCTGAGCGCGGCCACGGAGAAGGTGTGGGGCGACGAGCAGTCGGGCTTCACCTGCGACACCAAGCAGCCCGGGTGCGAGAACGTATGCTACGACCTCACGTTCCCCATCTCTCACGTTCGCTTCTGGGTGCTGCAGATCATCTTCGTGTCCACGCCGACGCTGATCTACCTGGGCCACATCCTGCATCTGGTGCGCATGGAGGACAAGCACAGAGACAAAGCGCAGCACTCGGACAAGCCGGCCCTCGTCGTGGACGCGCACAATCACAAAAAGCCTCTGATGAGAGACGATCAAGGCCGGGTGCGCATGCATGGCGAGCTCCTGCGCACGTACGTCTTCAATGTCATTTTTAAGACGCTCTTTGAGGTGGGCTTCATCGTGGCCCAGTACCTTTTGTACGGCTTCGAGCTGAAGCCCATGTACACGTGTGACAGGCCGCCATGTCCCAACGCAGTGAACTGCTACATCTCCCGACCCACTGAGAAAACCATCTTCATCGTCTTCATGCTGGGCGTGGCCAGCGTGTCGCTCCTCCTCAACATCATTGAGATCTATCACCTGGGCTACACCAAGTGCCGCCAGGGCATCACCTTCAAGAGGCGCAACCGAACGCCGACGAGCGTCTCCAAGGAGCCCAGCGAGGCGGGGGTCCAGTTCGGGCCAACTTATGACGACTACTTCCATTGCCCGCCCAGCTACAACCTGGCGTCTCTGTCCCCGAGCGCCGACCCGTCCTTTCACCCGTGCCACAGCAAGGCGGcctacaaacaaaacaaggacaaCTTGGCGGTGGAAAGGAGCAGCAGCAAGCTGGAGGAATGTGACCTGAAAGGGAAGAAGCGAGCGGGCTCGACTCCTGGGACGCCCACTCAGGGCAAGTCGGGCAGCGGCGTCAAACACGGCAACAACAAGACTAGAATAGACGATCTGAAGATATGA
- the LOC133649037 gene encoding gap junction beta-2 protein-like, producing the protein MNWGSFYAVISGINRHSTGIGRIWLSVIFIFRIFVLVVAAESVWGDEKSGFTCNTQQPGCNSVCYDQFFPISHIRLWALQLILVSTPALLVGMHVAHRRHIDKKILKRAGRNSPKELEHIKNQKFRITGALWWTYMISIVFRIIFEVAFLYIFYMIYPGFRMVRLVKCDSYPCPNTVDCFVSRPTEKTIFTVFMLAVSGVCVLLNLAEVAYLMGRACKRCLRRTEEESKVDWMSQKLSSYKQSETSLLVNKYNLKNRGSSLVSATI; encoded by the exons ATGAACTGGGGGTCCTTTTATGCCGTGATCAGCGGCATAAACAGGCATTCGACAGGCATCGGACGTATTTGGCTCTCCGTCATCTTCATTTTCCGTATCTTTGTCCTGGTGGTCGCGGCGGAGAGCGTTTGGGGAGACGAGAAATCCGGCTTCACCTGCAACACCCAGCAGCCCGGCTGCAACAGCGTCTGCTACGACCAGTTCTTCCCCATTTCGCACATCCGCCTGTGGGCTCTGCAGCTCATCCTGGTCTCCACGCCTGCTCTCCTGGTGGGCATGCATGTGGCTCATCGGCGCCACATTGACAAGAAGATCCTAAAGCGGGCCGGGCGAAACAGCCCGAAAGAGCTGGAACATATCAAGAACCAGAAGTTTCGGATCACCGGAGCACTGTGGTGGACCTACATGATCAGCATAGTCTTTCGAATCATCTTTGAGGTTGCTTTTCTCTACATTTTCTACATGATCTACCCGGGCTTTAGGATGGTGCGCTTGGTGAAGTGTGACTCGTACCCGTGCCCCAACACCGTGGACTGCTTTGTGTCCAGGCCCACCGAGAAGACCATCTTCACTGTCTTCATGCTGGCAGTCTCCGGAGTGTGCGTGTTGCTCAACTTGGCCGAGGTTGCGTACCTCATGGGCAGGGCCTGCAAACGCTGCCTTCGCCGCACTGAGGAAGAGTCCAAAGTTGACTGGATGAGTCAAAAATTGTCTTCCTACAAA caaagcgagaccagcttgctagtaaataaatacaatttaaaaaatagaggcagctcactggtaagtgctactatttga